Proteins found in one Quercus robur chromosome 2, dhQueRobu3.1, whole genome shotgun sequence genomic segment:
- the LOC126712618 gene encoding F-box protein At5g07610-like: MVMATLCDDILLEIFSGLPIKYLFRLKCVSQRFNQIINSIISDPKLLPTHDHALGLESVHGFFHFSFHSPQNIRYLSLHPQHHSLNSSIRPISKHQIVDSCDGILLLNIIQTNLFSLYNPTIKKYHYILKPTEWLPSVKQNIGLAYDHSSALISNNHCQLVLVYRKKNVLGGREQYGFTIFSSKEIAWWERVDAILECESSEFVKHGQAVYFNKSLHWIRKSGDIVVFDLKENKPKIIGKPRFLDKFKDDMWFGVTRGSINIVRILRTQIVVFVLLDYEKGEWGCVRIKISPWPLTSVFNGFCPIFFDGEWIVLQSRGVVKEIYSYNVSLYKWNKIGDFLDSKDGMHEYIPFIPSLAWLDCAALNNNHVKEIHSNTYTWFEHFWPVVLRTRTKTRKRIRLISQVPLDNRSKRVI, encoded by the coding sequence ATGGTGATGGCTACACTATGTGACGATATCCTCCTTGAAATATTTTCAGGTTTGCCAATCAAATATTTGTTCAGGTTGAAGTGTGTTAGTCAACGTTttaatcaaatcatcaattccATCATCTCTGATCCTAAGTTGTTGCCAACACATGATCATGCTCTTGGCCTCGAATCTGTCCATGGTTTCTTTCACTTTTCGTTTCATAGTCCACAAAACATAAGGTACCTttctcttcatcctcaacacCACTCCCTTAACAGTTCTATCAGGCCTATTTCTAAACATCAAATTGTTGATTCTTGTGATGGTATTCTTTTACTCAATATAATTCAAACCAatctctttagtctttataacCCAACAATAAAGAAATACCATTATATTCTGAAACCAACAGAATGGTTGCCAAGTGTTAAGCAAAATATTGGGTTGGCTTATGATCATTCTAGTGCTTTGATTTCCAATAATCATTGCCAGTTGGTTCTTGTTTATAGGAAGAAGAATGTCCTAGGTGGTAGAGAACAATATGGATTTACGATATTCTCATCTAAAGAAATTGCATGGTGGGAAAGAGTAGATGCAATACTAGAGTGTGAATCAAGTGAGTTTGTCAAACATGGTCAAGCAGTTTACTTCAACAAATCTTTGCATTGGATAAGGAAATCCGGTGAtattgttgtgtttgatttaaaGGAAAACAAGCCAAAAATCATAGGCAAGCCCCGTTTTCTTGACAAGTTCAAAGATGACATGTGGTTTGGAGTTACAAGGGGTTCAATTAATATAGTACGTATTTTAAGGACACAGATCGTCGTCTTTGTACTCCTTGATTATGAAAAAGGTGAATGGGGGTGTGTTAGAATCAAAATCAGTCCTTGGCCACTAACGAGCGTGTTCAATGGCTTCTGTCCCATCTTTTTTGATGGGGAGTGGATTGTTTTGCAGAGCCGAGGGGTAgtgaaagaaatttattcatatAATGTGAGTTTGTATAAGTGGAACAAGATAGGAGATTTTCTAGATTCTAAGGATGGAATGCACGAGTACATTCCTTTTATACCTTCTTTAGCGTGGTTGGACTGTGCCGCGTTGAATAATAATCATGTGAAAGAAATTCACTCCAATACTTATACTTGGTTTGAACACTTTTGGCCTGTGGTTTTgagaacaagaacaaaaacaagaaaaagaataagATTAATTTCTCAAGTTCCATTGGACAACAGATCAAAAAGAGTGATCTAA
- the LOC126695495 gene encoding putative F-box protein At1g20800, with product MEDLCDNLLDDILFRLPLKSVLTCKSISKRFNTFISDPGFEAKLNREFCETTSPFKLLAYCSGLLLLRLSKKSFLVLNPVTKRHQFIENKKSMLLSGWLWNQSLPPCTATSYNFSDALPIYSHGSLHWIRKCNDILAFHVKKREARIIELPRNLPLPFVNWTSWFGVVNGLLTIISTSREEISAWILSDYKNVEWVPKTRITKILNSEWSIRIPSFYDGERLVMLQRKLGEDGEVCMYDITTDKWRKIGMSCRALDRNRAFVPFVPSLAEIKTRMWPDVPTPVVQSIDNLSLLVSFKGSDSA from the exons ATGGAAGACCTATGCGACAATCTTCTCGATGATATTCTTTTCCGTTTGCCTCTTAAGTCCGTGCTCACGTGCAAAAGCATAAGCAAGAGGTTCAACACCTTCATCTCCGACCCTGGGTTTGAAGCGAAACT CAACCGAGAGTTCTGTGAAACTACCTCGCCGTTCAAACTCTTAGCTTATTGTAGTGGCCTGCTTCTCTTACGTCTCTcgaaaaaaagttttttagttttaaacccCGTTACCAAAAGACACCAattcatagaaaataaaaaatccatgtTGCTATCGGGTTGGCTGTGGAACCAATCTCTTCCTCCTTGCACCGCTACAAG TTATAACTTCTCCGATGCTCTACCAATCTATTCTCACGGGTCGTTACATTGGATTAGGAAGTGCAATGATATCCTTGCCTTTCAtgtgaaaaaaagagaggctaGGATCATCGAACTTCCTCGAAACCTACCACTTCCATTCGTGAATTGGACATCATGGTTCGGAGTAGTAAATGGTTTGCTTACCATCATCTCAACTTCAAGAGAAGAAATCTCGGCTTGGATCCTCAGTGATTACAAGAACGTTGAGTGGGTGCCTAAAACCCGAATTACAAAGATATTAAATAGTGAATGGTCTATAAGGATTCCCAGCTTCTATGATGGTGAGCGACTTGTTATGCTTCAACGAAAGCTAGGGGAAGATGGAGAGGTTTGTATGTATGATATTACAACCGATAAGTGGAGGAAGATTGGAATGTCATGCCGTGCTCTGGATAGAAACCGAGCTTTTGTTCCTTTTGTTCCTTCTTTAGCAGAGATTAAAACTAGGATGTGGCCGGATGTACCAACTCCAGTTGTTCAAAGCATTGACAACCTCTCGCTGCTCGTTTCTTTTAAAGGTAGTGATAGTgcatga